The following are encoded together in the Conger conger chromosome 11, fConCon1.1, whole genome shotgun sequence genome:
- the plpp7a gene encoding inactive phospholipid phosphatase 7, which produces MPANQSRSRARDRNNVLNRPEFMSLNQPLKTNTSAARRPMKHQQSQNQNPPQEQEQDARRESMKLPEEDCMQLNPSFKGIAINSLLAIDICMSKRFGVCAHTTSSWGSIRSIVNLLAFTGHGIPWIFGTLVCLTRSNTLAGQEVLINLMLALLLDLMTVAGLQKLVKRKGPWEMSPTFLDYLAMDVYSFPAAHASRAAMVSKFLLAHLVLAVPLRILLVLWAFLVGMSRILLGRHHLSDVGCGFALGFLHYSLVEKVWLPSSTCQALISIGTLDWIDFY; this is translated from the exons ATGCCTGCAAATCAAAGTAGATCGAGGGCAAGGGATCGGAATAACGTCCTGAACAGACCCGAATTCATGTCTCTGAACCAGCCCCTGAAGACCAATACCAGCGCCGCTCGGCGGCCCATGAAGCACCAGCAaagccagaaccagaacccgcCGCAGGAGCAAGAGCAGGATGCCCGAAGAGAATCTATGAAATTACCGGAGGAAGACTGTATGCAGCTAAACCCTTCCTTCAAGGGAATAGCGATTAACTCCCTTTTAGCTATTGATATCTGCATGTCCAAGCGGTTTGGTGTTTGCGCTCACACCACGTCTTCTTGGGGAAGCATCCGTTCCATCGTCAACCTGCTCGCATTCACCGGACACGGCATTCCATGGATCTTCGGCACACTCGTGTGCCTCACGAGAAGCAACACGTTGGCAGGGCAAGAGGTGTTGATCAATCTGATGTTAG CCCTTCTGCTGGACTTGATGACCGTCGCCGGCTTGCAGAAGCTGGTTAAGCGCAAAGGACCATGGGAGATGAGCCCCACCTTCCTGGACTACCTGGCCATGGACGTGTACTCCTTCCCGGCGGCCCACGCCAGCCGTGCCGCCATGGTGTCCAAGTTCCTGCTGGCGCACCTGGTGCTGGCCGTGCCGCTGCGTATCCTGCTGGTGCTGTGGGCCTTCCTGGTGGGCATGTCCCGCATCCTCCTGGGCCGGCACCACCTGAGCGACGTGGGCTGCGGCTTCGCCCTGGGCTTCCTGCACTACAGCCTGGTGGAGAAGGTGTGGCTACCCTCCAGCACCTGCCAGGCCCTCATCTCCATCGGGACGCTCGACTGGATCGACTTCTATTAG
- the LOC133140865 gene encoding endothelial differentiation-related factor 1 homolog, whose protein sequence is MAESDWDTVTVLRKKGPSAAQSKSKQAIVTAQRRGEEVETSKKWAAGQNKQHLVTKNTAKLDRETEELHHHRVSLEVGKVIQLGRQNKGLTQKDLATKINEKPQVIGDYECGKAIPNNQVMGKIERAIGLKLRGKDIGLPLEPKNK, encoded by the exons ATGGCTGAAAGCGACTGGGATACCGTGACTGTCCTGAGAAAGAAGGGACCGAGTGCAGCACAGTCGAAATCCAAACAG GCCATAGTGACAGCGCAGAGACGTGGAGAAGAGGTCGAAACTTCAAAGAAAT gggccGCGGGTCAGAACAAGCAGCACCTGGTGACCAAGAACACGGCAAAGCTGGACCGCGAGACCGAGGAGCTACATCACCACCGCGTCAGCCTGGAGGTGGGGAAGGTCATCCAGCTGGGTCGCCAGAACAAGGGCCTGACGCAGAAGGACCTGGCAACC AAAATCAACGAGAAGCCCCAGGTCATCGGAGACTATGAATGCGGGAAGGCCATTCCCAACAATCAGGTCATGGGCAAGATTGAGAGAGCTATTG GGCTGAAGCTGCGGGGGAAGGATATTGGCCTACCCCTCGAACCCAAGAATAAGTGA